One genomic window of Quercus lobata isolate SW786 chromosome 9, ValleyOak3.0 Primary Assembly, whole genome shotgun sequence includes the following:
- the LOC115960106 gene encoding bark storage protein B-like gives MTGEQTEFRSAEENITELKFGNFDFPEKGENLLAMIDFTPQQLYSVGKPMEEDVKLQQCVNETYCLPETPKVVYGLRGSTADIYLDNAAYREFLFKSFNVAAIVMTSLSNGVPCIVFRRVLDYAGGEGLLS, from the exons ATGACTGGAGAGCAAACA GAATTCAGGTCAGCAGAGGAGAATATAACAGAATTGAAGTTTGGTAATTTCGACTTCCCTGAGAAGGGAGAGAATTTGTTGGCAATGATAGACTTCACTCCACAGCAATTGTACTCTGTTGGAAAACCAATGGAAGAG GATGTAAAGCTACAACAATGTGTCAATGAGACATATTGTCTACCTGAAACACCAAAGGTTGTATATGGATTGAGAGGTTCTACTGCAGATATATACCTTGACAATGCAGCTTATAGagaatttctcttcaaatcatTTAATGTCGCTGCAATTGTAATg ACATCTCTATCAAATGGAGTGCCTTGTATTGTGTTTCGTCGTGTATTGGATTATGCAGGCGGAGAGGGATTACTGTCATGA
- the LOC115961421 gene encoding serine/threonine-protein phosphatase 7 long form homolog — translation MSDNRVIDIIKLVGLEGLFRAPSREIDHGLISALVVRWRPETHTFHLSHGEMSIILQDVEVILGLLIDGEVLVGPTGGGDWSTLCEELLGFAVSANDKKTLVGQRILINRLVEHIAKPLPHDAMEIQIHQYAQCYILALLGDKIFMDKSGDGVHLIFLEFLGTFVIRHSIVGYWAWARLPFLCPKIEPPPGCDYGPWPKAPLAFNALAQDYSDGREFLKSLLFISDTKESPKIIKMVILKRGFDRT, via the exons ATGTCAGACAATCGGGTGATAGACATTATCAAGTTGGTGGGGCTAGAAGGATTGTTTAGGGCCCCGTCCAGAGAGATAGATCATGGCCTAATATCGGCCCTAGTTGTGCGATGGCGGCCAGAAACTCATACGTTCCATCTTTCACATGGTGAGATGTCAATCATCCTACAAGATGTAGAGGTCATTTTGGGACTTCTTATAGATGGTGAGGTCTTGGTTGGGCCAACTGGTGGGGGGGATTGGAGCACTCTGTGCGAGGAGTTGCTTGGTTTTGCAGTTTCGGCGAATGACAAAAAAACTTTGGTGGGGCAAAGAATTCTCATCAACCGCCTTGTTGAGCACATTGCAAAGCCATTGCCTCATGATGCAATGGAGATTCAGATACATCAGTATGCCCAGTGCTATATTTTAGCACTACTAGGGGATAAGATTTTCATGGACAAGTCGGGAGATGGTGTGCATCTGATATTCTTGGAGTTCCTTGGAACCTTTGTGATCCGCCATAGTATAGTTGGG TATTGGGCATGGGCAAGGTTGCCATTCTTGTGCCCGAAGATAGAGCCCCCACCTGGATGTGATTATGGTCCATGGCCAAAAGCTCCACTTGCATTTAA TGCCTTAGCTCAGGATTATAGTGATGGGAGGGAGTTTCTGAAGTCATTGCTTTTCATATCTGATACAAAG GAATCTCCTAAGATAATCAAGATGGTAATTCTTAAAAGAGGATTTGATCGAACTTAG
- the LOC115961422 gene encoding bark storage protein A-like, whose translation MTVQILLDTFDIIGIVHYGIAGSSNDSVYIGDVSVPNYVAYTGSWTWKEFRSAEENVTELNFGNFNFPEKGENLLAMIDFIPQQLYSVGKPMEEVFWLPIDPKLFNIASELQDVKLKQCVSETYCLPETPKVVYGLRGSTADIYLDNAAYREFLFKAFNVST comes from the exons ATGACTGTTCAAATCCTACTTGATACATTTGATATCATAGGAATTGTTCATTATGGGATTGCTGGAAGTTCTAATGATTCAGTGTACATTGGTGATGTTAGTGTCCCAAATTATGTTGCCTATACAGGATCTTGGACATGGAAG GAATTCAGGTCAGCAGAGGAGAATGTAACAGAATTGAATTTTGGTAATTTCAACTTCCCTGAGAAGGGAGAGAATTTGTTGGCAATGATAGACTTCATTCCACAGCAATTGTACTCTGTTGGAAAACCAATGGAAGAGGTTTTTTGGCTTCCAATTGATccaaaattattcaatattgCTTCTGAACTTCAG GATGTAAAGCTAAAACAATGTGTCAGTGAGACATATTGTCTACCTGAAACACCAAAGGTTGTATATGGATTGAGAGGTTCTACTGCAGATATATACCTTGACAATGCAGCTTATAGAGAATTTCTCTTCAAAGCATTTAATGTCTCAACTTGA
- the LOC115960103 gene encoding probable inositol oxygenase, with protein MIAVENQAPVSENAIPKEASDGFVVPKSNAFGQSFRDYESTVRLSIVENTYRLNHINQTYDFVKRTREEYAKLNKAEMSIWEAIELLDSFVDESDPDLEEPQIQHLLQSAEAIRKDYPNEDWMHLTALIHDVGKVLYHSKFGSLPQWAVVGDTHPVGCAFDKSICYHKYFKENPDYNNPAYNTKLGVYSEGCGLENVLMSWGHDDYMYMVAKANGTTLPSAALFTIRYHSFYPMHTEGAYKYLMNEEDRENLKWVLTFNKYDLYSKSNVHIDVEKVKPYYESLIKKYFPEKLRW; from the exons ATGATTGCCGTTGAGAACCAGGCACCTG TGTCAGAGAATGCAATTCCAAAAGAAGCATCAGATGGATTTGTTGTGCCAAAATCCAATGCCTTTGGCCAATCATTTAG GGATTATGAATCAACTGTGAGGCTAAGCATTGTGGAGAATACCTATCGGTTGAATCATATTAACCAAACATATGATTTT GTAAAGAGGACAAGGGAAGAGTATGCAAAATTGAACAAAGCAGAGATGTCCATATGGGAAGCCATTGAACTCCTTGACAGTTTTGTGGATGAAAGTGACCCTGACCTGGAGGAACCTCAGATTCAGCATTTGCTGCAGTCGGCAGAAGCCATAAGAAAAGATTATCCTAATGAAGATTGGATGCACTTGACTGCCCTTATTCATG ATGTTGGAAAGGTTCTTTACCATTCTAAATTTGGATCGCTTCCCCAGTGGGCTGTTGTAG GAGACACGCATCCTGTTGGTTGTGCCTTTGACAAATCGATATGTTATCACAAG TATTTCAAGGAAAATCCAGATTACAACAATCCTGCCTACAACACTAAACTTGGAGTCTACTCTGAAGGATGTGGACTGGAAAATGTGCTGATGTCATGGGGGCATGACGATTACATGTACATG GTGGCCAAGGCAAATGGAACTACTCTACCATCAGCTGCATTATTTACCATCCGATATCACTCATTTTACC CAATGCATACGGAAGGAGCATATAAATACCTAATGAATGAGGAGGACAGAGAGAATCTGAAGTGGGTTCTAACATTCAA CAAATATGATCTCTACAGTAAGAGCAACGTTCATATTGACGTTGAAAAAGTTAAACCATACTATGAATCCCTCATAAAAAAG tACTTCCCAGAAAAGCTCAGATGGTAA